Proteins encoded by one window of Gemmatimonadota bacterium:
- a CDS encoding HEAT repeat domain-containing protein — translation MTTHGFLIGAGALALAASFSGAPETLGAQSLTSRINSSSATRVQFEFAGRPDVCGDGQAFLSTGGGSSYYGQVNVINGVTSQPCAAGPVRVVIDRADGVVTNIQTVAGPLHTAEGATDLGTVPGREASDYLMSLATNTDGRASRQAILPAAIADGVDITPALVSIARDQNRPSDTRRAALSWLARDDGSDSRAQTAQATDLLLRISRDENETQSLRRSALNMLGRVGHGAGIPSLIQLATDNSASWIGEESVRALSQSGDPRARDFLRKEVTRTDISDATLAAVVRGLGGSEATGKDIDLLRSSFGTMTSDRARTAVLDVIGQRGTTTDTQWLLGVARNSQMSAETRRRALDLAARSTNGRTQTIALYDSMEDPSLKEALIRIYGQSNDRASVDKLISIAKSDSNYTLRRRAIASLSRTQDPRAREALQEITVR, via the coding sequence ATGACGACACATGGATTCCTCATCGGCGCTGGCGCGCTCGCGCTCGCCGCTTCGTTCAGCGGCGCGCCGGAAACGCTCGGTGCGCAGTCGCTCACGTCGCGCATCAATTCGAGTTCCGCGACACGCGTGCAGTTCGAATTTGCAGGTCGCCCCGATGTATGCGGTGATGGTCAGGCATTTCTCTCGACCGGTGGCGGCTCATCGTACTACGGCCAGGTGAACGTCATCAACGGCGTCACGAGTCAACCGTGCGCGGCGGGACCGGTTCGTGTGGTGATCGACCGCGCGGATGGCGTGGTCACGAATATCCAGACAGTTGCCGGTCCATTGCACACTGCGGAAGGCGCTACCGATCTCGGGACTGTGCCGGGACGCGAGGCTTCGGACTATCTAATGTCACTCGCAACGAATACCGACGGCCGTGCAAGCCGGCAGGCGATTCTGCCCGCGGCTATTGCCGATGGCGTCGATATTACGCCGGCCCTCGTCAGCATCGCGCGCGACCAGAACCGTCCATCCGATACCCGCCGCGCGGCGCTTTCGTGGCTCGCGCGCGACGATGGCAGCGACTCCCGGGCGCAGACTGCGCAGGCAACCGATCTGCTGTTACGCATATCACGCGACGAGAACGAGACCCAGTCGCTGCGCCGCTCCGCGCTCAACATGCTAGGCCGCGTGGGTCACGGCGCCGGAATTCCGTCTCTGATTCAGTTGGCGACAGACAATTCGGCGTCCTGGATCGGCGAGGAGAGCGTGAGGGCGCTATCGCAGTCCGGCGATCCTCGCGCGCGCGACTTTCTACGCAAGGAAGTGACGCGCACCGACATCTCCGACGCAACACTCGCAGCGGTCGTGCGCGGGCTCGGCGGCAGTGAGGCAACAGGCAAGGATATCGACCTGCTGCGCAGCTCGTTCGGAACGATGACGAGCGACCGCGCGCGTACGGCAGTGCTCGATGTGATCGGCCAGCGCGGAACCACTACCGATACTCAGTGGCTCCTCGGCGTTGCACGCAACTCGCAGATGTCCGCGGAGACGCGCCGTCGCGCGCTGGATCTCGCTGCGCGGAGCACGAACGGCCGGACGCAGACGATTGCGCTCTACGACAGCATGGAAGATCCAAGCCTCAAGGAAGCGTTGATCCGCATCTATGGCCAGAGCAACGATCGCGCATCTGTCGACAAGCTCATATCGATCGCGAAGAGCGACAGCAATTACACGCTGCGCCGACGAGCGATTGCGTCGCTTTCACGTACCCAGGATCCACGCGCGCGCGAAGCGCTGCAGGAAATCACAGTTCGGTAA
- a CDS encoding HEAT repeat domain-containing protein: MKPAPLTEDSPNMRIYTLVSLTSAMSLLAAAAPAQTPAPAIAPAPPTEILPRGRLDDLKQLDWIDTDLPRNLAASAAHIAEDDAWMVRAKLAPMAAALAASVPDLDFDFDYAPRAFAGMAESPRASWAADDPADSLYRLARQTLNSGDYRRAAQLFAQITRQYPTSQYRADAAYWRAFALYRIGGIADLHEALQALDSAGTHSATAPERARVRAKEMKMTIATPAAEDGGSRAMTFYMDAVRSSDREAAVLATRIRGALAARGDATAAAQIARTADSSAASCDDEDAQLRVEALNALVQMDPKNADPAIAKVLARRDSCSAPLRRGALGLIARSNDAHNTDLLIGAAKSDPSLEVRAEAIRLLGRAPDDRATAALVGFATTTTDKAPLQRIAVRSLAAQQSPASTQALRSLMTRTDVSNDVRITALHYAGKKDLQLSDLIKMYDASADRSTRDEIISLLDQRPEPQAADKLIDIARTSTDPSMRRQAISALSRKKDPRVTKLLLDIIDK, from the coding sequence TTGAAGCCAGCACCACTGACTGAGGATTCACCGAACATGCGCATCTACACACTCGTCTCGCTTACTTCGGCCATGTCGCTTCTCGCGGCGGCCGCGCCAGCCCAGACACCCGCACCTGCGATCGCCCCCGCACCGCCGACAGAAATATTGCCGCGCGGGAGACTCGACGATCTCAAGCAGCTCGACTGGATCGACACCGATCTGCCTCGCAATCTGGCGGCCTCCGCCGCGCATATTGCAGAGGACGACGCATGGATGGTCAGGGCGAAGCTCGCGCCAATGGCTGCGGCGCTCGCGGCATCAGTTCCCGATCTTGATTTCGACTTCGACTACGCACCACGCGCATTCGCCGGAATGGCCGAGTCCCCGCGCGCATCATGGGCTGCGGATGATCCAGCCGATTCACTCTACCGTCTCGCCCGCCAGACTCTCAACTCGGGTGACTACCGTCGCGCCGCTCAGTTGTTCGCGCAGATCACACGCCAGTACCCGACTTCGCAGTACCGTGCGGACGCCGCGTACTGGCGTGCATTTGCACTCTATCGCATCGGTGGCATCGCCGATCTGCACGAGGCGCTGCAGGCACTCGACTCCGCTGGAACGCATAGCGCGACCGCGCCTGAAAGAGCGAGAGTGAGAGCGAAAGAAATGAAAATGACGATTGCCACTCCCGCTGCCGAAGACGGCGGATCGCGCGCAATGACGTTCTATATGGATGCAGTGAGATCATCGGACAGGGAAGCGGCGGTGCTTGCAACACGAATTCGTGGCGCGCTCGCGGCTCGCGGCGACGCAACTGCCGCGGCGCAGATCGCCCGAACGGCTGATTCGAGTGCAGCATCGTGCGATGACGAAGATGCGCAGCTGCGCGTGGAGGCGCTGAACGCGCTCGTACAGATGGATCCGAAGAACGCCGATCCGGCCATCGCGAAGGTGCTCGCGCGCCGCGACAGCTGTTCGGCGCCGCTTCGCCGCGGTGCGCTCGGGCTGATTGCACGTTCGAATGACGCGCACAACACCGATCTGCTGATCGGCGCAGCCAAAAGCGACCCATCACTGGAAGTACGCGCGGAAGCGATCCGCCTGCTCGGCCGTGCGCCGGACGACCGCGCGACTGCAGCGCTCGTGGGATTCGCGACGACGACTACGGACAAGGCTCCGCTTCAACGTATTGCCGTGCGATCGCTTGCCGCGCAACAGTCGCCTGCATCGACCCAGGCACTCCGCAGCCTCATGACACGCACCGACGTGTCGAACGACGTACGTATCACCGCACTTCACTATGCAGGCAAGAAGGATCTGCAGCTCTCCGACCTGATCAAGATGTACGATGCGTCGGCCGACAGATCCACGCGGGATGAGATCATCTCGCTCCTGGACCAGCGGCCGGAGCCGCAAGCCGCCGACAAGCTCATCGACATCGCGCGCACGAGTACCGACCCGAGCATGCGCCGGCAGGCGATATCTGCTCTGTCACGCAAGAAGGATCCACGTGTCACCAAACTCCTCCTCGACATCATCGACAAATGA
- a CDS encoding sigma-70 family RNA polymerase sigma factor yields the protein MSEAHLIARVLEGDRLAGRELYDAHASRVYRLAYRMTCDEDMARECTQDTFVRAFSRLNGFRQEAAFGTWIHRIAVSVVLQALRSQRRRSARFVDMEEAREVAAGDDGHDAELASRLERAVDELPEMYRTPLIMHDLEGYTHAAIADALSIAEGTSKTRVAHARAKLRDTLTALRDQ from the coding sequence ATGAGTGAAGCGCACCTGATCGCACGGGTGCTGGAAGGCGACCGGCTGGCCGGCCGCGAGCTGTACGACGCTCATGCCTCGAGAGTTTATCGGTTGGCGTATCGCATGACGTGCGACGAGGATATGGCGCGAGAATGCACTCAGGACACCTTCGTTCGTGCCTTCTCCAGGCTGAATGGATTCCGGCAGGAAGCGGCGTTCGGGACATGGATTCATCGAATCGCGGTGTCCGTCGTGCTGCAGGCATTGAGAAGCCAGCGTCGGCGGTCGGCTCGCTTCGTGGACATGGAAGAAGCGCGCGAGGTTGCCGCTGGCGATGACGGGCATGACGCCGAGCTGGCGAGCCGCCTTGAACGCGCGGTGGATGAGCTGCCGGAGATGTATCGCACACCGCTCATCATGCACGATCTGGAAGGCTATACACACGCTGCAATCGCTGACGCGTTGTCGATTGCGGAAGGAACGTCCAAGACACGCGTCGCTCATGCACGCGCAAAGTTGCGTGACACGCTGACGGCTTTGAGGGACCAATGA